A genomic window from Struthio camelus isolate bStrCam1 chromosome 2, bStrCam1.hap1, whole genome shotgun sequence includes:
- the LOC138066385 gene encoding lysozyme C, milk isozyme-like: MGAGCWLLLASLAAASRAKVFGRCQLAHLLQQEGLDGYSGYSLADWLCMAFYESTFNTAAKSINADSSTNFGIFQIDNRLWCADERSPSENLCRVACADLLTSDITDDIICAKRIVRLPQGMNAWEDWAMHCKGRDLSEWVEGCDL; this comes from the exons ATGggggctggctgctggctgctgctggcctcGCTGGCTGCCGCGAGCAGAGCCAAGGTATTCGGCCGCTGCCAGCTGGCCCACCTGCTCCAGCAAGAGGGGCTGGATGGCTACAGTGGCTACAGCCTCGCCGACT GGCTCTGCATGGCCTTTTACGAGAGCACCTTCAACACAGCAGCCAAGAGCATCAATGCGGACAGCAGCACCAACTTCGGCATCTTCCAGATCGACAACCGACTGTGGTGCGCAGATGAGCGCAGCCCATCAGAGAACCTCTGCAGAGTGGCTTGCGCGG ATCTGTTAACAAGTGACATAACTGATGACATCATCTGCGCCAAAAGAATTGTGAGACTCCCACAAGGAATGAATGCCTG GGAGGACTGGGCAATGCACTGCAAGGGACGAGACCTATCGGAGTGGGTGGAAGGATGTGATCTGTGA